GGCTCTGATACCGCAGCGCCTGTTCTGCCTCGATGCGGCGGATCGACGCGGTCAGCACCGCGGTCACCGAGCGCAGGAACATCACGTCCCGGTCGGTGTAGTCGCGGGGGCGGGCACTGTGTGCGGTCAACACACCCCACACCGGCTCGGCGCCGATGGGAACGCAGACCCCGGACCGCAGCCCCCGGGCGTTCATGGCTTCGGTGGAGAACCGGCGCTCCCCGTACCGGTCGGGGCAGATGATGATCTGATCGGTGGCGGCCGCGTAGCCGGGTTGGGACTCGGTACCGGGGGTGAAGGTGTCCGGGGCGGGGGGTTGACCGCGGTAGGCGAGCACCCGCAATGCGCCGCCCGGCTCCTCGGCCCGGGCCACCGAGGCGCAGTTGACCCCCATCAACGCGGCGGCGGCGTCCGCCGCGGCGGCGAGCACGTGCTCGAGGTCGCCGTCGACGGCGATTTGACTCAATTCGGCGAGGGAGCGTTGTTCGCGGGCCCTGTACGCGGCCGCCTCCAAGGCTGCGTACAGGCGCTGTTCGTGCTCCTGAGCGGTCCGCAGATCCTGGGCGATGCAGGCGATCACCGTCGGGCGGTCCTCCCGGCTGCGCTCGACCACGAACGCCGACAGGGTCACCGGGATCGGTTCACCGGTCAGGAAGTTCCGAAACTCCGACCGCCCCTCCCACTGGCCCTGTTCGAGCAGGGCCGATTCCATGTCGGGGGCCTGTACGAACCCGACATCGGTGAAGAATTCCGGCGCCCAGCGCGCGGCGACGGCGGCCTCGTCGGTCAGTCCCATCAGGTGCATGCCGGCGGGGTTGAGATGGAGCAGGCGACCGGTGTCGTAGTCGGCGATGGCGACCAGGTTCTGGGCGTGCTCGATCACCGACAGCAATATGCGGGCTTCCGCTGCATCCGGTTTCATCCCGGTCGTCCTTCCCCGGCGTCGATGACGGGCGCCGCCGTTGTGTTCACCCGCTCGGTCGAGCCTTCACAGTGCTGGTGATAATTCGAGTGAACACCGAACGGGTTCAATCAGTCGATGGTGGATGCGTCCAAATCCTGGGTCGCGTTTCGGCCGTCGGGTTCGTCGGTTCCGTGCAACGGACTCCCATGCTGACACAGACTCGCTGAGGGTCA
The sequence above is drawn from the Rhodococcus jostii RHA1 genome and encodes:
- a CDS encoding sensor domain-containing diguanylate cyclase, which codes for MKPDAAEARILLSVIEHAQNLVAIADYDTGRLLHLNPAGMHLMGLTDEAAVAARWAPEFFTDVGFVQAPDMESALLEQGQWEGRSEFRNFLTGEPIPVTLSAFVVERSREDRPTVIACIAQDLRTAQEHEQRLYAALEAAAYRAREQRSLAELSQIAVDGDLEHVLAAAADAAAALMGVNCASVARAEEPGGALRVLAYRGQPPAPDTFTPGTESQPGYAAATDQIIICPDRYGERRFSTEAMNARGLRSGVCVPIGAEPVWGVLTAHSARPRDYTDRDVMFLRSVTAVLTASIRRIEAEQALRYQSLHDPLTGLPNRALVHQQIDAALDTAPGSEPKVAALLIDLDEFKTLNDRLGHAVGDDALIRLAEQLQSVVRPTDTVARIGGDEFLIVCPGTTSVEESIALATRITDLQVGADSAGRPLRFTASVGIALAGPQETRQTLIRRADAAMYHAKATGSGYALAP